A single genomic interval of Phycisphaerae bacterium harbors:
- a CDS encoding sugar phosphate isomerase/epimerase codes for MTRQTDISIATSFQYQMPLDRQIPCVAQAGFSSVSLGGRVGHSGYPDRAARRRIKSQLAECSLGVASLHAPPLDGADAARDVRTAIEAAADFGARFVVAHAGPFACGSDDVDRRLDAVLAACHALAPVLDGCGVRLAIENVLPGPATELARRALHRLDPARFGLCYDSSHDQIDGPRPFDLIDEFAGRIFMVHLSDRIRPHVDHVIPGEGFIDWPEMCNALRQAEYRGPVLMEVMMQHSRHQDTDAFLSAAYAAGLDTQNRMFGRPTSIPPVE; via the coding sequence GTGACCAGACAAACGGACATTTCGATTGCCACGTCGTTCCAATACCAGATGCCGCTGGACCGGCAGATCCCGTGCGTCGCCCAGGCCGGGTTTTCGTCCGTGTCCCTCGGCGGCAGGGTTGGCCATTCCGGCTATCCGGACCGCGCGGCGAGGAGGCGGATCAAAAGCCAACTGGCGGAGTGCTCGTTGGGCGTCGCCAGTCTGCACGCTCCGCCGCTTGACGGCGCCGATGCGGCGCGCGACGTGCGAACGGCGATCGAGGCGGCGGCGGACTTCGGCGCCCGATTCGTGGTGGCCCACGCCGGGCCGTTTGCCTGCGGTTCGGACGATGTCGATCGTCGGCTCGACGCCGTCCTCGCCGCGTGCCACGCGCTGGCTCCCGTTCTCGACGGCTGCGGTGTGCGGCTGGCGATCGAAAACGTCCTGCCGGGTCCGGCCACGGAACTGGCCCGACGCGCCCTGCATCGACTCGATCCGGCGCGCTTCGGCCTCTGCTACGACTCGTCGCACGACCAGATCGACGGTCCGCGGCCGTTCGACCTGATCGACGAGTTCGCCGGGCGCATCTTCATGGTCCACCTCTCCGATCGCATCCGGCCGCACGTGGACCACGTGATCCCCGGCGAAGGCTTCATCGACTGGCCGGAAATGTGCAACGCACTGAGGCAAGCCGAATACCGCGGACCGGTGCTCATGGAGGTCATGATGCAGCACTCCAGGCACCAGGACACCGACGCGTTTCTCAGCGCAGCCTATGCCGCCGGTTTGGACACGCAGAATCGCATGTTCGGGCGTCCGACGTCGATTCCGCCGGTGGAATAA
- a CDS encoding isoprenylcysteine carboxylmethyltransferase family protein has protein sequence MKQNSLHRGNLRDVVILLAAGSAPFFPAPAWLIATALIVLAAASLLRILTKATLVRNEVLCTDGVYSLVRHPYYLANFLVDAALCLLSGNIVLVFLYPFLFFWAYAPALRDEERILADRFGNEHLNWSLAVPQVLPSSNLLSWLAHPLRSVSRSRITAKELGRVALAWSAAALIILVHGLLAGGLPRTVPSLPILLLALTAAILFVIGQVLMRWTHPLTAIADDVDLLAAAWRDGRPDPALDRIAEKIDRYAQRSPRLREIQRFFEALRAARPGSAPIAVECSDLPRWIDEALADVRQHLLSRPGRHDPQWSRRIGEFRCERPDNQPIPTLPAVRPSHEPVGVRFALYQLVHYAMIHGRSPLQIAIFSQNHDPAPTLCFRVSFLARHPLPEPAELRERLFHPARIQGPTLGLFLARRLIEKLCSGRLDLAETDTSAERLTLDLQWPTADPVPTHSRAVEYPPQPSTPSQDTPARPANP, from the coding sequence GTGAAACAAAACTCGCTGCACCGTGGCAACCTGCGAGACGTGGTCATCCTGCTGGCCGCGGGCTCGGCCCCGTTCTTCCCCGCGCCGGCCTGGCTCATCGCAACGGCCCTCATCGTCCTCGCCGCCGCCAGCCTGCTGCGAATCCTGACCAAGGCAACCCTCGTCCGTAACGAGGTGCTCTGCACCGACGGCGTCTACAGCCTGGTCCGACACCCCTACTATCTGGCCAACTTCCTCGTCGACGCCGCCCTCTGCCTGCTCAGCGGCAACATCGTCCTGGTCTTTCTCTACCCCTTCCTGTTCTTCTGGGCCTACGCACCGGCCCTGCGCGACGAGGAACGGATCCTCGCCGACCGCTTCGGAAACGAGCATCTGAACTGGTCGCTGGCCGTCCCACAGGTCCTTCCCTCGTCGAACCTCCTGTCGTGGCTTGCCCACCCGCTGCGCAGCGTCTCGCGCTCCCGAATCACCGCTAAGGAACTCGGCCGCGTCGCACTCGCCTGGTCCGCCGCCGCCCTCATCATCCTCGTCCACGGGCTTCTTGCCGGCGGATTGCCCCGAACCGTCCCGTCGCTCCCGATCCTGCTTCTGGCCCTGACCGCCGCGATCCTCTTCGTCATCGGGCAGGTCCTGATGCGCTGGACCCACCCGCTGACCGCCATCGCCGACGACGTCGACCTCCTCGCCGCGGCCTGGCGCGACGGTCGGCCCGACCCCGCCCTTGACCGCATCGCCGAAAAAATCGACCGCTACGCCCAGCGGAGCCCACGTCTCCGGGAAATCCAGCGGTTCTTCGAGGCCCTTCGGGCCGCCCGACCGGGTTCCGCTCCCATTGCAGTCGAATGCAGCGACCTTCCGCGATGGATTGACGAGGCCCTCGCCGACGTCCGACAGCACCTCCTCTCCCGTCCCGGCCGGCACGACCCCCAGTGGTCCAGGCGCATCGGCGAATTCCGCTGCGAACGGCCCGACAACCAACCCATCCCCACGCTGCCCGCCGTTCGCCCGTCCCACGAACCCGTGGGCGTCCGTTTCGCCCTCTACCAGTTGGTGCACTACGCCATGATCCACGGCCGATCGCCCCTGCAAATCGCGATCTTCTCCCAGAACCACGACCCCGCGCCAACCCTCTGTTTCCGCGTTTCCTTCCTCGCCCGCCACCCTCTGCCCGAGCCCGCCGAACTCCGCGAACGCCTCTTCCACCCCGCCAGGATCCAGGGGCCGACCCTCGGCCTCTTCCTTGCCCGCCGGCTCATCGAAAAACTCTGCAGCGGCCGCCTCGACCTCGCCGAGACCGACACCTCAGCCGAACGCCTCACCCTCGACCTCCAATGGCCCACCGCCGATCCCGTCCCCACGCACAGCCGCGCCGTAGAGTATCCGCCCCAGCCGTCAACGCCTTCCCAGGACACTCCTGCACGCCCCGCAAATCCCTGA
- a CDS encoding polysaccharide deacetylase family protein: MTWKNGKQWVYSITYDEGCADLLKHAVPLHRRYGIPGHVALVASQIGVPRNVPGSSYNGMMILSAEQIRQLRDEGWGVSCHGMTHALITQDNVQFELYESRTLLEKQLGMPVTTFCLPGDNSHQPIVHQHAADAGYLANLTIYDDINTAQTDLLRLARCPLHTQYPPPFHSAFDPYKRLHQAADAGGWIIDYCHCPTPGQPIHPAKDCTTEQLDQRFETVRRVGGDDVWLAEPNEVVRYILNERNSR; encoded by the coding sequence ATGACCTGGAAAAACGGAAAACAGTGGGTCTACTCGATCACCTACGATGAAGGCTGCGCCGACCTGCTCAAGCACGCCGTCCCGCTTCACCGGCGATACGGCATTCCCGGCCACGTGGCCCTCGTCGCCTCGCAGATCGGCGTCCCGCGAAACGTCCCCGGCAGCAGCTACAACGGCATGATGATCCTCTCAGCCGAACAAATCCGACAGCTCCGCGACGAGGGATGGGGCGTCTCCTGCCACGGCATGACCCACGCCCTGATCACCCAAGACAACGTCCAATTCGAACTCTACGAGAGCCGCACGCTGTTGGAGAAACAACTCGGCATGCCCGTGACCACCTTCTGCCTGCCCGGCGACAACAGCCACCAGCCCATCGTCCACCAACACGCCGCCGACGCCGGCTACCTCGCCAACCTCACCATCTACGACGACATCAACACCGCTCAGACCGACCTGCTCCGCCTCGCCCGTTGCCCCCTCCACACCCAGTATCCCCCGCCCTTCCACTCGGCCTTCGATCCCTACAAGCGACTCCACCAAGCCGCCGACGCCGGCGGCTGGATCATCGACTACTGCCACTGCCCAACCCCCGGCCAGCCCATCCATCCCGCCAAGGACTGCACCACCGAACAACTCGATCAGCGATTCGAAACCGTCCGCCGGGTCGGCGGCGATGACGTCTGGCTCGCCGAACCCAACGAAGTCGTCCGTTACATCCTCAACGAAAGGAACTCCCGATGA
- a CDS encoding RNA-binding protein has translation MGKKLYVGNMSYDTNDSSLEELFGAYGTVESAQVIIDRSTGRSKGFGFVEMGNDDEAQAAIDALNGKEVNGRTLTVNEARPREDRPRGGSGGGGRGGYGGGGGRGGRGGRY, from the coding sequence ATGGGCAAGAAACTGTATGTGGGCAACATGAGCTACGACACGAATGACTCGTCGCTGGAAGAACTCTTCGGCGCCTACGGCACCGTCGAAAGCGCTCAGGTCATCATCGACCGCAGCACCGGCCGCAGCAAGGGTTTCGGATTCGTCGAAATGGGCAACGATGACGAAGCCCAGGCCGCGATCGACGCCCTCAACGGCAAGGAAGTCAACGGCCGGACCCTCACCGTCAATGAGGCCAGGCCCCGCGAAGACCGTCCCCGTGGCGGCAGCGGTGGCGGCGGCCGCGGTGGGTACGGCGGCGGCGGCGGCCGTGGCGGTCGCGGTGGACGCTACTAG